GTGATCTGCATCGCTTCTTCACCGCTGCCGGGCTGGCTGACCAGGAGCGTTTCCAGCTCGACACCCAGTTTTTTGGCCCAACTTGGATCGAGAGCGTGCTCGGCGTCGATGAAGGCGCCGATGCCGCCCGCGGCCTGGGCGCGGGCCACGATGTGCAAGGCGAGCGTCGTTTTGCCGCTCGATTCGGGGCCGAAGATTTCGATGATCCGTCCCTTCGGAACGCCGTTTCCGCCCAAGGCGATGTCGAGGGCCAAGCTGCCGGTGGGAATACCTTCGATCTGGCCGTGCCCGCTGGTGCCCAGCGGCATGATCGAGCCTTCGCCGTATTGCTTTTCGATCTGTGCCAACGTGTTCTTCAGCGCCGGATGGCTATCGAGCATTCCCTTGGCCGACACGGAAGAATTGGCCGACGATTCGGCTCGCGACGGCTTGCTCGACGGGGCTTCTTTCTTTGGCATGCGGTGATTCGATTTGGTGGCGGTGACCATGGGGCACGCTCCTTTGCCTTGCGCTGGCCGCGAGAACGGGGGCCTCGCGCCAGCGACGCGGGCTCCCGCTGGATATACTGAACTCTTGAACAGTATATCGGCCGGTTCTTGCCCGAGCAATAGAGGTGTGGAAATAATTTGCTGCGCGCGGTGGGTGTGGCCTGGTAGCTTGCTAAATTGTCGAAAACAGCACTCTCGGGATTGTACCAAATCGGCGGTGGTTAAAGAGGGGCCGGCAGAAAGCGAGCGGAATTTCGCCAAGAACCGGCACGACCGGCGAGCATTCTGCCCAGTTCGCGGTTGGCGACGTCCAAATGACAGATGAACTGCCCGGCGGTGCTAGCCCGGCAAATCGGCATTTTGCCTAGGTTGGTCGCAAAACAGCAGCCCGCAGTTGAAGCAAAGCGGAGATGGCCACGTCTGGCAGGATTTCCTCGCTGACGCTTCGGGCTTGTGTCAGGATTTCCTCGCTAGCGCTTCGGGCTTGTTCAGGATTTCCTCGCTGACGCTTCGGGCTTGTGTCAGGATTTCCTCGCTGACGCTTCGGGCTTGTGTGCGGATCGGTGAGTTCTGAGAGCAAGCTTTAGTACTTCGATTGATCGATGGGCTGGCCGTCGTGGCGATTGGCCAGCCGGTCGTGGGTCGTGAGATCGACCGTGAAGGCGATCGTGCGCACGGAGCCGTCGCACATGGCCATGCCGAAGCCGTTTGTATGGGCGCTGCCGAAGATGTTGTTGTTGCTGTAGCCGGGCGTGTCTTGCGAGGGAGCGAGGCCGGGGCCGCCCCAACGGCCGACATCGGCATTGAAGCCCATGTAGGCGTTTTCGTTGTCGCCGCCGTCTTGGCCGTTGGTGTAGTCGTCGGGCGGGAGGTATTTTTCGCCGATCAAGTAGGTGTTGCTCAATCCATCGGTGACGCTCTCCGGAGGGATTTGGCTTCCCGGATAGATAATGCCGGTGGATGCTTTGGCAATCGACTGCCAACTTTGCATGGCGCTAGAGCTGATTCCATCGGCATACTTGCCGGGGCCGGCATCGTCGTTGTAGTCGGCTGAACCTTGGTTGTCGTTCCATACCGCGCCCGGCTCCTCGGCGTTGTCGCCGGCGTTGCAACCGTAGTCGGTCTTGGCGACCGCGGAGGGCGGAGTGCTGCTGCCGAAGTTCGGGCTGCAAAAATTGTCGCCGGCCGTGAGCCACGTCGGATAGGTTTGCAATGCCCGCCGGCTGGGGCAATTCAGAACGGCCAGCGGCGTCGAGAGCATTTGTCCGGCCGCGGTGGCAAGCGCGGCACCGGTCTGGCCGCGTTGCAGGTCGTGCAAGTTCTGCTGGTCGATGAACGGCAGGACGTTAAAAATCCAACCGCCCGGCTGCGTTATGCCCGACCCATACTGCGGATCGCCGATCCAGCCCCATCCCCAACCGCCGCCGGGGAAATATCCGAACTGCACCGAGTGGGCGATGCAGCCTTCCGCCAATTGCTTGATGTTGTTCTTGCACGTCGTCTGGCGGCCTTGTTCGCGGGCGGAGTTCACCGC
This genomic stretch from Pirellulales bacterium harbors:
- a CDS encoding DUF1559 domain-containing protein; translated protein: MSQSRRGFTLVELLVVITIIGILISLLLPAVNSAREQGRQTTCKNNIKQLAEGCIAHSVQFGYFPGGGWGWGWIGDPQYGSGITQPGGWIFNVLPFIDQQNLHDLQRGQTGAALATAAGQMLSTPLAVLNCPSRRALQTYPTWLTAGDNFCSPNFGSSTPPSAVAKTDYGCNAGDNAEEPGAVWNDNQGSADYNDDAGPGKYADGISSSAMQSWQSIAKASTGIIYPGSQIPPESVTDGLSNTYLIGEKYLPPDDYTNGQDGGDNENAYMGFNADVGRWGGPGLAPSQDTPGYSNNNIFGSAHTNGFGMAMCDGSVRTIAFTVDLTTHDRLANRHDGQPIDQSKY